The following nucleotide sequence is from Pogoniulus pusillus isolate bPogPus1 chromosome 41, bPogPus1.pri, whole genome shotgun sequence.
ATGAAAtgttccctctgcagctgcacagctgaaCCGGAGCCAGTTCTTGATTTCTTAGaaatcagcagagctgtgtcccGGACCAGCTCCCCTTCGTCGCCAGTTGGCCCGGACGTGCCGCGCCGGGAGCCGAGATCCAGTTGCAGCCTGTTCCGATCCCTGGGAACGGCcctagggaagggaaaaacaaggaTTTGTTTGCAGCCCTCGCTCTGCAGGATTGGCAacggagggagctgtggctccgAGGAAGAAATCCCCCGACAGAGCCACTGCCCGAGGCGCTGGGAACACCGATCTGTGCtgatgccaagggcagggacggGATAGGCGCAGGATGGGAGCTGCGGAGGATTTGGGGGTGCACCGAGCAACTCTCCAGGAGTtgtccacagcagggctggcagcactcagctccctcctgcGCCGGGACACATTTCCGTGGTCGTGACACCCCCCCGGGATGTCTGGTAGCAGCATCAGGGCCatggggaaggcagaggagctgggaacATGCCATAGCCTTGCTGGGATGGGGCTCACGCACCCCACGGAGAGCCCCtaagagctggggagaggccggACGGAGGCCGGCCCGCACATGCTCGCTGCCTTGTTTTGCAGGGCCCGGCGGGGCCGCCCTGTCCCGCCCCGTCCCGTCCCGCCCCGCCGGGGCCGCCCCCGGGCTCGCTGGGCACTTAAAGCGaggcgggcggcggcgcggggTTGCGCCAGGCAGCGGAGCTTTCGCCATGATCTTCGATCGGCTCAAACGCTTCTTGATCTTGCTGGAAGGGACGGAGAGGGACGTGCCGGCCGCGTTCAGCCCCGGGCAGGCGGTGTCGGGCCGGGTGGTTCTTGAactggcggcggcggcgcgggtaGGAGCCCTTCGGCTGCGGGCGGTGGGCGCTGCCCGCGTCCACTGGACCGAGTCCCGCAGCGCCGGCTCCAGCACCGCCTACACTCAGAGCTACAGCGACCAGGTGGAGTTTCTCAGCCACCGAGACGCGCTGCTGGCACCCCCAGGTACGGCACCGGCTCCCTTGGAACCGATACAGCCACCCGCCGGGTGCGGGGATGTGGCCGCGCCGGGACTCCAGGGGCTGAAAGAACAGGGCATGGGCAGCATGGAACCCCCCCCCGACTGCTGGCTGCACAACGCCCAGCCGGATGAGATTGGGTGATTGAGACCCTCTGGCAAGTGGATGCATTGGCACCTAACCAGCTGAAATGTGGGTGCAGGATGCCCTAGGGTCTGGGAACTCTGGGCACTGGGTGCGTGGGTCTGCTGCAGACACCACAGTTAATGAGTACACCCCGGGGTGCTGGTGTGTGCAGCTGGACCCCTCTTAGGGAGCGACCCCACACGAGGCTCCGCCTTTGCTATAGGTGCTCCCTGGCAGGGAAACAGCATTGGAAGACTCCTGTGGAGGTTCAGGAGCTTGCTTTCAGCAATGGTTTGGACTAgaagatctctagaggtcctctccaactccagctgctctgtgcactgcaggcaggatcAGGGTGCAAATCCTAGGATACACAGGGCAAGCTTGGCTGCCTACCCCCTGCCCCACTCCCCGAGCTACTCCTGGCTTGGCCGAGCATCCCTGGGCTCTCATTCCCGAGCCACAgtgaagcagagcctgctcgGGAAGCCACTTCGTTTCCGGGGAAGTGTCTGTGGATGGAACGTGCCTGGAGACATGTGGAAAACAGACAGTGCCCCGCACCCATGGGACATGCCCGGCTCTCAGGGCACAGCTGTGACTattgctgctgcagtttcacCCTGGCAGAATGATTCCTGTGCCATTATGCTGCCCCTTGGCTGTGTGCTGTACATCTCCAGCACCGATCTGTCcagggaggaagttctgcaggaGGGAGATAATCGTCTTAAATCTGTTTTGCCCACAGACAATGGTGAGGTCACCGTGCTGCCGGCAGGAAGACACGAGTTCCCCTTCACCTTCCAGCTGCCCGAGTAAGTCAGCGAGGTTTTGCTGCCATaatccagagagggagaggagctgcctgggacagggcaCCTCAAACCCAAGACTTTCAGCAAAGTCCTTCTAAATTGCTCCTTGCTTCTGTGCAGGACCCTGGCAACCTCCTTCGAGGGAAAGCATGGCAGTGTGCGCTACTGGGTGAAAGCCAAACTGCACAGACCATGGTCAGCAGTGAAGAAGGTGAAGAAGGAGTTCACTGTGATTGAACCCATCGACATCAACACTCCTGCGCTGCTGgtgagctcctcctgctctaccTTGGGGCAGTGGCATCCAAAACTTCTCTGGAAGCCCTTGGGGAAGGTGTCTGCCTCCCCTTTGGTATTACAACACAGACCTGGTGCCCAGAGGGAACGTTTGCCCCCCTGTGACTTGTGCCCTTCAGTGTTACCTGGGCTGGGCAGAGGTCATCTGTGGCTCTTAGGTTTTGGAAACTTGAATGCATTGCGACAGTGTCTTGCATCAGGCACCCAAGAAGTTGCTGATGCTCCCCAGCAGGTTCTtggtgccagggaggtgcttgctTACTAAGGAGCTTAAATATTTTCCattctccaggctcctcaggCAGGTGCTAAGGAGAAACTTGCTCGTGCTTGGTACTGCAATCGTGGCCAAGTTTCTGTGACTGCCAAGATCGACCGAAAAGGCTATACCCCAGGTGAGACCAGATGCTGGTGTCCCTGAGCCTCCCCAGGTCCTGGAGTAGACCCCGGTGGAAGAAgttttggggttgctgtgaACTGGCCTTGTGACTTCTGGCATGAAGTCAGTCAAGAGAGCTTTAGTGTTTGCACCTGATGTGGGCAGGCTCCTGCTACATGAATCCTTTGTGCCTGTGGTAGCAGGCACCCTGGCAAGCCCTTGGTGCTGGAATCccttgaggcagcagcaggctcctccAACGTGAGCGTCTCCCTTGGTAGGTGAGTTCATCCCCATCTTCGCTGAGATCGACAACTGCACGAGCCGAGCGGTGGTGCCCAAGGTGGCCATCATCCAGACTCAGACCTTCGTGGCTCGGGGCaccaagaagcagaagaagctggTGGTGACCAGCATCGTTGGTGACTCCATTGCAGCGGGCAAGCGGGAAGTGTGGCACGGGCGGGCGCTGAAGATCCCCCCGGTGGCTCCATCCATCCTCCAGTGCCGCATCATCCAGGTGGAATACTCCCTAAAGGTGAGAGACCTCAAGGGAAGCCTTGGCAGCATCTTAGCTTCCCCTCttgccagagctgtgctcattGTCCCCATTTTGGGGCTGGTGATTTGAGGTATTGAGCTCTCCCTGTTTCCCATTGCCCCTCACGCACAACACAAAGGCTCATGCTGGAGCGTTTccatctccctttccctcttggCCAGCTCCAGCCAGTGCTCTGGGGAGATAACAACCCCTCCAGACTGGGGAAATGCCTAGAGCTAAGCTTTCCTGTCTCCTGTTCCCACAGGTTTGTGTGGACATTCCTGGGACGTCCAAGCTGCTCTTGGAG
It contains:
- the ARRDC2 gene encoding arrestin domain-containing protein 2 isoform X1: MIFDRLKRFLILLEGTERDVPAAFSPGQAVSGRVVLELAAAARVGALRLRAVGAARVHWTESRSAGSSTAYTQSYSDQVEFLSHRDALLAPPDNGEVTVLPAGRHEFPFTFQLPETLATSFEGKHGSVRYWVKAKLHRPWSAVKKVKKEFTVIEPIDINTPALLAPQAGAKEKLARAWYCNRGQVSVTAKIDRKGYTPGEFIPIFAEIDNCTSRAVVPKVAIIQTQTFVARGTKKQKKLVVTSIVGDSIAAGKREVWHGRALKIPPVAPSILQCRIIQVEYSLKVCVDIPGTSKLLLELPLVIGTIPLHPFGSRTSSVSSQYSVSLDWLSTIPEQPEAPPEYSSVVSSPEAEQSLAPPCRSELGGILEGPFFAYIQEFRFRPPPLYSEIDPNPPSDHIRPRCMTC
- the ARRDC2 gene encoding arrestin domain-containing protein 2 isoform X2; its protein translation is MQLLGRVRSLALELEDRCQRGAYGSGELLHGWVRLELRGALRLRALEVCAWGRAAVHWLESSIVGFNVIYHDYTAYQTFLHRHCQLIADNGEVTVLPAGRHEFPFTFQLPETLATSFEGKHGSVRYWVKAKLHRPWSAVKKVKKEFTVIEPIDINTPALLAPQAGAKEKLARAWYCNRGQVSVTAKIDRKGYTPGEFIPIFAEIDNCTSRAVVPKVAIIQTQTFVARGTKKQKKLVVTSIVGDSIAAGKREVWHGRALKIPPVAPSILQCRIIQVEYSLKVCVDIPGTSKLLLELPLVIGTIPLHPFGSRTSSVSSQYSVSLDWLSTIPEQPEAPPEYSSVVSSPEAEQSLAPPCRSELGGILEGPFFAYIQEFRFRPPPLYSEIDPNPPSDHIRPRCMTC